A region of Pseudomonas saponiphila DNA encodes the following proteins:
- a CDS encoding pyocin activator PrtN family protein, whose protein sequence is MSETLDQLRRQFATPCPTLAAVRQEYFPHIQTDKYLLAEIRKGRIKLTVKRIHHSTRAPWVVYLHDLAAYLDAQASKAAA, encoded by the coding sequence ATGAGCGAAACCCTCGACCAGTTACGACGCCAGTTCGCAACCCCGTGCCCAACCCTGGCAGCCGTGCGCCAGGAGTATTTCCCGCACATCCAGACAGACAAGTACCTGCTGGCAGAGATCCGCAAAGGGCGAATCAAGTTGACGGTCAAGCGCATTCACCACTCAACCCGTGCCCCGTGGGTGGTCTACCTGCACGACCTGGCCGCCTACCTCGACGCCCAGGCCAGCAAAGCCGCGGCATAG
- a CDS encoding deoxynucleotide monophosphate kinase, with translation MKPILIGLAGPARSGKSTAAEHLVRNHLLEHYAFADPIRAGLMEMFNLDPDDFEGERKEQPLPWLERSPRELMQSMGTEWARQMVHPDIWVKIAEQNLNYLQNSLSSVIGFVVSDVRVENEAEFIRRRGGTIIHIHRPDAPSVNPHITEASISKRQGDLIARNTADLASLRQQVDCCVEIIRQREKRPAA, from the coding sequence ATGAAGCCCATTCTGATCGGCCTCGCTGGCCCGGCTCGCTCGGGTAAATCAACTGCTGCTGAACACCTGGTGCGCAACCACCTGCTGGAGCACTACGCCTTCGCCGACCCAATACGCGCAGGACTCATGGAGATGTTCAACCTCGATCCGGACGACTTCGAGGGCGAGCGCAAAGAACAACCCCTGCCCTGGCTTGAGCGGTCTCCGCGGGAGCTGATGCAGTCGATGGGCACCGAGTGGGCGCGCCAGATGGTGCACCCAGACATCTGGGTGAAGATTGCCGAGCAAAACCTCAACTACCTACAAAACTCGCTGTCGAGCGTGATCGGCTTCGTTGTCAGCGATGTGCGCGTCGAGAACGAAGCCGAGTTCATCCGCAGGCGCGGCGGCACGATCATCCACATCCACCGTCCCGATGCTCCATCAGTGAACCCACATATCACCGAGGCCAGCATCTCTAAACGTCAGGGCGATCTGATCGCGCGCAACACAGCCGACCTGGCCTCACTGCGACAGCAAGTCGACTGCTGTGTAGAGATCATCCGACAACGCGAAAAACGCCCTGCAGCTTGA
- a CDS encoding phage antirepressor KilAC domain-containing protein, giving the protein MNRTLDETAALLGLKPRAFRAKLRELHVLAKDGTLASHHRDQGNLFADPRSVQIGKSGQVRHYAVVMVTETGVSYLAKKLGVTIANKEAAA; this is encoded by the coding sequence ATGAACCGCACCCTCGACGAAACCGCGGCACTGCTCGGGCTCAAGCCCCGAGCCTTCCGCGCCAAGCTCCGTGAGCTGCATGTACTGGCCAAGGACGGGACCCTGGCCAGCCACCACCGCGACCAGGGCAACCTGTTCGCCGACCCGCGCTCGGTACAGATCGGCAAGTCCGGCCAGGTTCGGCATTACGCAGTGGTGATGGTCACCGAAACCGGCGTGTCGTACCTCGCCAAAAAACTGGGCGTCACCATCGCGAACAAGGAAGCCGCAGCATGA
- a CDS encoding S24 family peptidase, translating into MNISQLRIDTLKKLIGDLKTKEFADRYNLDASYISQLLNGHRPLGDKAAKNLEDKIGLPGGTLLMPALSAQEGQVLGIAASSNAANSFRRVPIQGLAQVKPDGLWDELTPTSGWMNVPTLDPTAYALRIKGDAMAPAIRNGWLVWCEPRQELVPGEYVLVIRSNGESMIKELLYANDEEVSLMSVNDTYGRLTLQRSEIAKIHYVGGIMPPSKIQN; encoded by the coding sequence CTTATCGGCGACCTCAAAACCAAAGAGTTCGCGGATCGCTACAACCTGGATGCCTCCTATATTTCCCAGCTCTTGAATGGGCATCGTCCCTTGGGCGATAAAGCTGCCAAGAATCTAGAAGATAAGATTGGCCTCCCTGGTGGAACTCTCTTGATGCCCGCGCTTTCGGCCCAGGAAGGCCAGGTGCTTGGCATTGCAGCAAGCTCCAACGCAGCAAACAGTTTCCGGCGGGTACCTATTCAAGGACTAGCCCAAGTGAAACCAGATGGATTGTGGGATGAACTGACACCAACAAGTGGCTGGATGAACGTTCCCACTCTGGACCCTACAGCGTATGCCTTACGCATTAAGGGGGACGCAATGGCCCCAGCCATTCGAAATGGATGGCTTGTTTGGTGCGAACCGAGGCAAGAATTGGTGCCAGGGGAGTACGTATTGGTTATTCGGAGCAACGGTGAATCGATGATCAAGGAACTTCTCTACGCAAACGACGAAGAGGTTAGCCTGATGTCCGTTAACGACACCTACGGCCGGCTGACGCTACAACGCTCTGAAATCGCCAAAATCCACTACGTAGGCGGCATCATGCCACCAAGCAAGATTCAGAACTGA